TAAGTAATTCTTGCTTTTGACAAATCATAAGGACTCATTTCTAGTTTCACTTTATCACCAGGTAATAACTTGATGTAATGCATACGCATTTTACCAGAAATATGAGCAATTACGATATGTCCATTTTCTAACTCTACACGGAACATCGCATTTGACAATGCTTCAATGATTGATCCGTCTTGTTCTATTGCTGATTGTTTTGCCATAAATATATTAAGCTACCGCTTTTCTATTTTTACCAGTCTTCATTAAACCATCATAATGTTTGTTTAACAAGTATGAATTGATTTGTTGAATAGTATCTATTGCAACTCCAACCATAATTATTAATGAGGTACCTCCAAAAAACATTGCCCAAGATTGTTGTACATCCATAATACTTACAACAATAGCTGGGAACACAGCAATCAAAGCAAGGAATAAAGATCCTGGGAAAGTTATTAAAGACATCACTTTATCCAAGAAGTCTGAAGTTTCAGCACCTGGACGAACTCCAGGAATAAAACCACCGCTTCTTTTCAAATCATCGGCCATTTTGTTAGTAGGTACAGTGATTGCAGTATAGAAAAATGTAAATACAATAATTAATGTTGCAAATACAAAATTATACCAAAAACCAAACATATTACTAAATGCACCAACGATAGATTGTGATGTATCTGATTTAGACAATCCAGCTACAGCTGCAGGTATAAACATAATTGCCTGAGCAAAAATGATCGGCATAACTCCAGAAGCATTAAGCTTTAAAGGAATCCATTGTCTGTTACCGCCAGCTAAATCTTGCTCGTAATCTCCAGTTGTTGTACGACGAGCGTATTGAACCGGAATTTTACGTACTGCCATTGTAAGCAATACACAAGAAATGATTACCAATAACCACACAATAATTTCAATAACTAATAACATTGGACCACCATTGTTATTGGTAACTCTAGAAGAGAACTCTTGCATGAATGCTTGAGGTAATCTTGCCAAAATACCAACCATAATCAATAATGAAATTCCATTTCCAATACCTTTATCTGTAATTTTTTCTCCAAGCCACATAGCAAAAATTGTACCTGTAACTAAGATAATAACTGAAGAGAACAAAAATTCAGGAGAATTAAAACCTAACAAGAATGCACTTCCAGGCAATGTTCTATACAAATTATAGATATAAGTTGGACCTTGAACCAGTGTAATAGCTATAGTCAACCAACGAGTGATTTGATTAATCTTTTTTCTACCACTCTCTCCATCGTTTTGAAGTTTTTGTAAATAAGGAATCGCAATTCCCATTAACTGAACAACAATAGATGCAGAAATATAAGGCATAATACCTAAAGCAAAAACTGAAGCTTTAGAGAAAGCACCTCCTGTAAACATGTCTAGGATAGATCCTAAACCATTTTTAGTTTGTCCCGCTAAACCTGTTAATTGAGTTGCGTCAATTCCAGGTAGCGTTACGTGTGCACCAAAACGATATACTAAAAGCAATCCTAATGTAATTAGGATTCTGTTTTTCAGTTCTTCGATTTTCCAAACATTACTTATTGATTCAATAAATTTCTTCATCTTAGTAGATAAGTTATATAGTTACAGCTTCTCCTCCAGCAGCTTCAATAGCAGCTTTTGCAGTAGCAGTAAATTTGTGGGCAGTTACTTTTAATTTTGCTTTCAATTCTCCTCTACCTAAAATCTTAACGATTTCATTTTTGGTAGCTAGACGATTTGCTACGAAATCTGTCATAGAAACAGAATCAGTAATCACACCATTGTCTACTAATAATTGAAGCGTATCTAAATTAACACCTTCGTATTCTTTACGATTGATGTTTGTGAAACCAAACTTAGGCACACGTCTTTGAAGTGGCATTTGCCCTCCTTCAAAACCAATCTTTTTAGAATAACCAGAACGAGATTTTGCTCCTTTGTGACCTCTTGCAGAAGTACCACCTTTTCCAGAACCTTCTCCTCTACCTAATCTTTTATTTTGATTGTGTGTTGACCCTTCAGCTGGTTGTAAGTTACTTAAATTCATAACAGTATTTGTTATTTAGCTTCTTCGACAGAAACTAAGTGTTTAACTTTGTTTATCATCCCAAGGATTGCAGGATTTGAATCATGCTCTACAACTTGTCCCATTTTACGTAGACCTAAAGCTTCCAAACCTCTTTTTTGAGAAAGAGGGCAGTTGATTTTGCTTCTTACTTGTTTTACTAATAATTTAGCCATAATTTCCTTGAATTAACCTTTAAAAACTTTTTCTAAAGAAACACCTCTTTGTTTTGCAACAGTATGAGCGCTTCTCATTTGCAATAAAGCATCAAAAGTTGCTTTTACCACGTTATGAGGATTTGATGATCCTTGAGATTTAGACAATACATCGTGAATACCTACTGATTCAAGAACTGAACGAACAGCTCCACCAGCAATAACTCCTGTACCATGAGAAGCAGGAATTAAGAATACACGCGCACCACCAAATTTACCTTTTTGTTCGTGAGGAACAGATTGTCCATTCAAAGGAATTTTTACTAAATTTTTCTTAGCATCTTCTACTGCTTTCGCAATTGCTTCAGAAACGTCTTTAGATTTTCCTAATCCGTGACCAACTACTCCATTTTCATCACCTACAACTACAATAGCAGAAAAACCGAAAGCTCTACCTCCTTTTGTAACCTTAGTAACACGATTAACACTTACCAGACGATCTTTAAGTTCAAGACCACTTGGTTTTACCAATTCTACATTTTTGTATTTAGACATAATATATTAGAATTTAAGTCCAGCCGCTCTTGCGCCTTCTGCTAATGATTTAATACGACCGTGATACAAATATCCACCTCTATCAAAAGTGATGGTATCAATCCCAGCTTTTAACGCTTTCTCTGCAACAAGTTTTCCAACAGCAGCAGCGATTTCAACGTTAGTACCTTTTCCTATTTCTTTTTCTCTTGAAGATGCAGCTAATAAAGTAACTCCATTTACATCATCAATAAGTTGAGCGTAAATTTCTTTGTTACTTCTAAATACAGATAGTCTTGGGTTAGTAGCAGTACCACTAATCGATTTTCTAATTCTGAATCTAATTCTCTGTCTTCTATCAGATTTTGTTAATGACATAATCTTATTTTTTAAGCTGATTTACCTGCTTTTCTTCTTAATACTTCACCCACAAATTTAACACCTTTTCCTTTGTACGGCTCAGGCTTACGGAAACCTCTGATTTTCGCAGCAACTTGACCTAAAAGTTGTTTATCAAATGATGTTAATTTTACGATAGGGTTTTTACCTTTTTCAGATATTGTTTCTAAAGCTACTTCTGGAGCAATTTCTAAAACAATATTGTGAGAATATCCAAGAGCTAAATCTAACTTTTGACCTTGGTTTGAAGCTCTATAACCAACTCCAACTAATTCAAGTTCTTTTGTAAAACCTTCAGATACACCAATTATCATGTTATTGATTAATGATCTGTATAATCCGTGTTTTGCTCTTTGGTCTTTATGATCAGACGATCTCTCTAATAAAATTTGATCGCCTTCAACTTTTACAGTAATGTCCGAAAACTCCTGAGTTAGTTGACCTTTTTTTCCTTTTACCGTAACGATACCATCTTTAACTTCAACAGTTACTCCAGCAGCGATTACAATTGGGCTTTTACCTATTCTTGACATCTTATTTAGTCTTTAAAATTAGTATACGTAACAAATTACTTCACCACCTACATTTAATTGTTTCGCTTGTTTTCCAGTCATAAGACCTTTTGAAGTTGAAACAATTGCAATTCCTAATCCGTTAAGGATTCTTGGTAATTTGGCAGCACCTGCGTATTTACGTAAACCAGGTTTACTAATTCTTTGGATATCTTTAATTACAGGCTCTTTAGTATCTTTATCGTACTTCAAAGCAATTTTGATTGAACCCTGAACAGAGTTGTCCTCAAATTTGTAACTCAAGATATAACCTTGATCAAATAAGATCTTAGTTATTTCTTTTTTTAGATTAGAAGCTGGAATTTCAACAACTTTGTGGTTTGCAGCCACAGCGTTACGAACTCTAGTCAAATAATCTGCAATAGGATCTGTATACATATGTATTTGATTGCGATTATGGTTTTCGGGAGGCACTCGCCTCCCGAACCTTTAATCAATTAAAATTATTTTTTGGTTTGCAAAAGTAATAACTTATTACGAGATTACCAAGATGCCTTTTTAACTCCAGGAATTAATCCATTATTAGCCATCTCACGGAAAGTTACACGTGAAATACCGAATTGACGGATATACCCTCTTGGTCTACCTGTTAATTTACAACGATTGTGTAAACGAACTGGTGAAGCATTTTTAGGTAATTTTTGTAAACCTTCAAAATCTCCAGCTTCTTTCAAAGCTTTTCTTTTCTCAGCATACTTTGCTACCGTTTTTTCTCTCTTAACCTCGCGGGCTTTCATTGATTCTTTAGCCATGTCTTAATTCTTTTTAAAAGGTAATCCTAATTCAGCCAATAATGACTTTGCTTCCTTGTCTGTTTTTGCAGTAGTAACAAATGTAATATCCATTCCTGAAATTTTGTTTACTTTGTCAATATCAATTTCTGGGAAAATGATTTGCTCTAAAACTCCAAGGTTGTAATTACCTCTTCCGTCAAAACCAGTAGCTTTAATACCACTAAAATCTCTAACGCGTGGTAAAGCAGAAGTAACAAGTCTATCTAAAAACTCATACATTCTTTCACCACGTAAAGTAACTTTTGCTCCAATAGGCATCCCTTTTCTCAATTTGAAAGACGCAACGTCTTTCTTTGAAATTGTAGATACTGCTTTTTGTCCAGTGATCTTTGTTAACTCATCAACTGCATAGTCAATAAGTTTTTTATCAGATACAGCTGCACCAACTCCACGGCTCAAAACGATTTTTTCAAGTTTTGGAACTTGCATTACGTTTGTATATCCGAATTCCTCTTTAAGAGCAGAGATTACTCTACTCTTATATTCTTCTTTTAGTCTAGGTGTATATGCCATTACTATAGTACTTGATTAGATTTTTTTGAAAATCTTACTTTCTTATCTCCTTCTACTCTAATACCAACTCTAGTTGTTTCCTTAGTTTTAGGATCAATTAGTGAAATGTTAGATATTTGTATAGAAGCTTCTTTCTTAACGATACCACCTTGAGGGTTTTTAGCACTTGGTTTTGTATGTTTTGAAACCATGTTTACACCTTCAACTATCGCTTTATTTTTCTCACGGTAAACACGTAAAACTTTACCTTCAGCACCTTTATGGTCTCCAGCAATAACTCTTACGATATCTCCTGATTTTATTTTTAGCTTTATCATCTTAAAACGAATTAAAGCACTTCTGGTGCTAATGATACAATTTTCATGAATTGTTTTTCACGAAGTTCTCTTGCTACCGGACCAAAAACACGAGTTCCTCTCATTTCCCCTGCAGCGTTCAAAAGAACACATGCATTATCATCGAAACGGATATAAGAACCATCAGCTCTTCTCACTTCTTTTTTGGTACGTACAACAACTGCAGTTGAAACAGCTCCTTTTTTAACGTTACCGTTAGGAGTTGCATCTTTAATAGATACTACAATCTTGTCACCAACAGAGGCATACCTTCTTTTGGTACCTCCTAAAACACGGATAGTTAAAACTTCTTTTGCTCCCGTGTTATCTGCTACTTTTAGTCTTGATTCCTGTTGTACCATAATTATTTAGCTCTTTCTAAGATTTCAACTAATCTCCAACATTTTGTTTTACTTAAAGGACGCGTTTCGCTAATTCTTACAGTATCTCCAATGTTACAGTCGTTTGTTTCGTCGTGTGCAACGTATTTCTTTGTTTTCAACACGAACTTACCGTATAATGGGTGCTTTACTTTTCTTACTTCAGCAATAACAATAGACTTATCCATTTTATTTGAAGTAACAACACCTATTCTTTCTTTTCTTAAATTTCTTTTTTCTTCCATCTTTCAGCAGAATACAATTATTGTAACTCTCTTTTAGTTAACTCTGTAGCCAATCTTGCAACTGTTCTTCTTACACTTCTAATTTGAAGTGGGTTCTCAATTGGAGAAATAGCGTGAGCCATTTTTAGGTCAGCATATATTTTCTTAGTTTGACTAAGTTTTTCTTGCAACTCCGCTGCAGAAAGATCTTTTATTTCTGATTGTTTCATAATATAAATTTAATTATGCTTCGAAATCTCTAGCAACGACGAATTTAGTTTTTACTGGAAGCTTTTGAGCTGCAAGACGTAACGCCTCTTTTGCAACTGATAAAGGAACTCCTCCAACTTCAAACATAATTCTTCCGGGTTTAACAACGGCAGCCCAATATTCAACGGCACCTTTACCTTTACCCATACGTACCTCAAGAGGCTTCTTAGTAATTGGTTTGTCTGGAAATATTTTGATCCATAATTGTCCTTCTCTCTTCATGAAACGAGTTGCAGCAATACGCGCAGCTTCGATTTGACGAGAAGTTAAGAACATTCCATCTTCATGTACAGATTTAATACCAAACATTCCATTAGAAAGTTCATGCCCTCTTTGAGAGTTACCTTTCATTTTACCCTTTTGTACCTTACGGTATTTTGTTCTTTTAGGCTGTAACATTTTTCTTTAGTTTAAAAATTTACTTTCTTTTACGAGCGTCTGGTTTTCCACCTTTATTAAAAGGCTTTCTATCTCCTCTTGGAGAATCGCCACCTTTACCACCACCAGTTCCAGATTGTTTTTTATCCATTCCTGCAAGTGGAGAAAGATCTCTCTTTCCATAAACTTCACCTTTCATGATCCATACTTTGATACCCATTCTACCGTAAGTAGTGTGAGCTTCAGCCAAAGCATAATCAATGTCAGCTCTGAAAGTTGATAGAGGAATTCTACCTTCTTTGAAACCTTCTGAACGCGCCATCTCAGCACCATTCAAACGACCAGAAATCAAAACTTTGATACCTTCAGCGTTCATACGCATAGAAGCAGCAATAGCCATTTTGATTGCACGTCTGTAAGAAATACGACTTTCGATTTGACGAGCGATGCTTGTCGCCACAAGATAAGCATCTAACTCAGGTCTTTTGATTTCAAAGATGTTGATTTGAACCTCTTTGTCAGTAACTTTCTTAAGTTCCTCTTTTAACTTGTCTACCTCTTGTCCACCTTTTCCGATAATGATACCAGGTCTAGCAGTAGTGATAGTAACGGTTACAAGCTTCAAAGTTCTCTCAATGATTACTTTAGATACACTAGCTTTTGATAAACGAGCGTGGATATACTTTCTGATTTTGTGATCTTCGGCAAGTTTATCACCGTAATCATTTCCACCATACCAGTTTGAGTCCCACCCTCTGATGATACCAAGTCTATTTCCAATTGGATTTGTCTTTTGTCCCATGCTGCTTAAGAATTGCTTTGTGTGTTATTGATAGCTCCAAGCACGATTGTTACGTGGTTAGAACGTTTTCTTATTCTGTGTGCACGACCTTGTGGAGCTGGACGAAGTCTTTTCAACATCATTCCACCATCTACTCTGATCTCTTTAACAAATAATCCAGCTTCTTCTAAATTACCTTCACTATTTTTTTGCTCCCAGTTGTTGATTGCAGATAATAATAGTTTTTCTAATTTTCTTGAAGCTTCTTTAGAACTGAATCTTAAGATGTTAAGTGCTCTTTCTACCTTCTGACCTCTTACCAAGTCCGCTACTAAGCGCATTTTTCTAGGTGAAGTAGGGCAGTTATTCAATTTTGCGAAAGCAATAGACTTATTAGCCTCTTTTCTCGCATCTGCTGTTTCTCTTTTACGAACTCCCATTGCTTCTTATTTTTTACCTTTATTTTTTGCTCCAGCATGACCTCTAAAAGATCTAGTTGGTGAAAATTCTCCTAATTTGTGACCTACCATGTTTTCTGTTACGTAAACTGGTACAAATTGACGACCGTTATGAACTGCGATAGTTTGTCCAACGAAATCTGGAGTAATCATAGAAGCTCTAGACCAAGTCTTTACTACACT
This genomic window from Flavobacterium sp. 9 contains:
- the infA gene encoding translation initiation factor IF-1, which encodes MAKQSAIEQDGSIIEALSNAMFRVELENGHIVIAHISGKMRMHYIKLLPGDKVKLEMSPYDLSKARITYRY
- the secY gene encoding preprotein translocase subunit SecY; translated protein: MKKFIESISNVWKIEELKNRILITLGLLLVYRFGAHVTLPGIDATQLTGLAGQTKNGLGSILDMFTGGAFSKASVFALGIMPYISASIVVQLMGIAIPYLQKLQNDGESGRKKINQITRWLTIAITLVQGPTYIYNLYRTLPGSAFLLGFNSPEFLFSSVIILVTGTIFAMWLGEKITDKGIGNGISLLIMVGILARLPQAFMQEFSSRVTNNNGGPMLLVIEIIVWLLVIISCVLLTMAVRKIPVQYARRTTTGDYEQDLAGGNRQWIPLKLNASGVMPIIFAQAIMFIPAAVAGLSKSDTSQSIVGAFSNMFGFWYNFVFATLIIVFTFFYTAITVPTNKMADDLKRSGGFIPGVRPGAETSDFLDKVMSLITFPGSLFLALIAVFPAIVVSIMDVQQSWAMFFGGTSLIIMVGVAIDTIQQINSYLLNKHYDGLMKTGKNRKAVA
- the rplO gene encoding 50S ribosomal protein L15, with the translated sequence MNLSNLQPAEGSTHNQNKRLGRGEGSGKGGTSARGHKGAKSRSGYSKKIGFEGGQMPLQRRVPKFGFTNINRKEYEGVNLDTLQLLVDNGVITDSVSMTDFVANRLATKNEIVKILGRGELKAKLKVTAHKFTATAKAAIEAAGGEAVTI
- the rpmD gene encoding 50S ribosomal protein L30, translated to MAKLLVKQVRSKINCPLSQKRGLEALGLRKMGQVVEHDSNPAILGMINKVKHLVSVEEAK
- the rpsE gene encoding 30S ribosomal protein S5, whose amino-acid sequence is MMSKYKNVELVKPSGLELKDRLVSVNRVTKVTKGGRAFGFSAIVVVGDENGVVGHGLGKSKDVSEAIAKAVEDAKKNLVKIPLNGQSVPHEQKGKFGGARVFLIPASHGTGVIAGGAVRSVLESVGIHDVLSKSQGSSNPHNVVKATFDALLQMRSAHTVAKQRGVSLEKVFKG
- the rplR gene encoding 50S ribosomal protein L18 — protein: MSLTKSDRRQRIRFRIRKSISGTATNPRLSVFRSNKEIYAQLIDDVNGVTLLAASSREKEIGKGTNVEIAAAVGKLVAEKALKAGIDTITFDRGGYLYHGRIKSLAEGARAAGLKF
- the rplF gene encoding 50S ribosomal protein L6; this translates as MSRIGKSPIVIAAGVTVEVKDGIVTVKGKKGQLTQEFSDITVKVEGDQILLERSSDHKDQRAKHGLYRSLINNMIIGVSEGFTKELELVGVGYRASNQGQKLDLALGYSHNIVLEIAPEVALETISEKGKNPIVKLTSFDKQLLGQVAAKIRGFRKPEPYKGKGVKFVGEVLRRKAGKSA
- the rpsH gene encoding 30S ribosomal protein S8 — protein: MYTDPIADYLTRVRNAVAANHKVVEIPASNLKKEITKILFDQGYILSYKFEDNSVQGSIKIALKYDKDTKEPVIKDIQRISKPGLRKYAGAAKLPRILNGLGIAIVSTSKGLMTGKQAKQLNVGGEVICYVY
- the rpsN gene encoding 30S ribosomal protein S14, with translation MAKESMKAREVKREKTVAKYAEKRKALKEAGDFEGLQKLPKNASPVRLHNRCKLTGRPRGYIRQFGISRVTFREMANNGLIPGVKKASW
- the rplE gene encoding 50S ribosomal protein L5, with amino-acid sequence MAYTPRLKEEYKSRVISALKEEFGYTNVMQVPKLEKIVLSRGVGAAVSDKKLIDYAVDELTKITGQKAVSTISKKDVASFKLRKGMPIGAKVTLRGERMYEFLDRLVTSALPRVRDFSGIKATGFDGRGNYNLGVLEQIIFPEIDIDKVNKISGMDITFVTTAKTDKEAKSLLAELGLPFKKN
- the rplX gene encoding 50S ribosomal protein L24, which gives rise to MIKLKIKSGDIVRVIAGDHKGAEGKVLRVYREKNKAIVEGVNMVSKHTKPSAKNPQGGIVKKEASIQISNISLIDPKTKETTRVGIRVEGDKKVRFSKKSNQVL
- the rplN gene encoding 50S ribosomal protein L14, which encodes MVQQESRLKVADNTGAKEVLTIRVLGGTKRRYASVGDKIVVSIKDATPNGNVKKGAVSTAVVVRTKKEVRRADGSYIRFDDNACVLLNAAGEMRGTRVFGPVARELREKQFMKIVSLAPEVL
- the rpsQ gene encoding 30S ribosomal protein S17, which translates into the protein MEEKRNLRKERIGVVTSNKMDKSIVIAEVRKVKHPLYGKFVLKTKKYVAHDETNDCNIGDTVRISETRPLSKTKCWRLVEILERAK
- the rpmC gene encoding 50S ribosomal protein L29, which translates into the protein MKQSEIKDLSAAELQEKLSQTKKIYADLKMAHAISPIENPLQIRSVRRTVARLATELTKRELQ
- the rplP gene encoding 50S ribosomal protein L16 produces the protein MLQPKRTKYRKVQKGKMKGNSQRGHELSNGMFGIKSVHEDGMFLTSRQIEAARIAATRFMKREGQLWIKIFPDKPITKKPLEVRMGKGKGAVEYWAAVVKPGRIMFEVGGVPLSVAKEALRLAAQKLPVKTKFVVARDFEA
- the rpsC gene encoding 30S ribosomal protein S3 — translated: MGQKTNPIGNRLGIIRGWDSNWYGGNDYGDKLAEDHKIRKYIHARLSKASVSKVIIERTLKLVTVTITTARPGIIIGKGGQEVDKLKEELKKVTDKEVQINIFEIKRPELDAYLVATSIARQIESRISYRRAIKMAIAASMRMNAEGIKVLISGRLNGAEMARSEGFKEGRIPLSTFRADIDYALAEAHTTYGRMGIKVWIMKGEVYGKRDLSPLAGMDKKQSGTGGGKGGDSPRGDRKPFNKGGKPDARKRK
- the rplV gene encoding 50S ribosomal protein L22 codes for the protein MGVRKRETADARKEANKSIAFAKLNNCPTSPRKMRLVADLVRGQKVERALNILRFSSKEASRKLEKLLLSAINNWEQKNSEGNLEEAGLFVKEIRVDGGMMLKRLRPAPQGRAHRIRKRSNHVTIVLGAINNTQSNS
- the rpsS gene encoding 30S ribosomal protein S19, which translates into the protein MARSLKKGPFVHYKLDKKVQENVESGKNSVVKTWSRASMITPDFVGQTIAVHNGRQFVPVYVTENMVGHKLGEFSPTRSFRGHAGAKNKGKK